A genomic window from Sandaracinaceae bacterium includes:
- the dtd gene encoding D-aminoacyl-tRNA deacylase, with the protein MSAVRAVAQRVFEAAVVVDDETVGQIGPGLLVYLGAGEGDGEAEVSTMANKLAGLRVFRNDEGKMSLSVEDIGGSVLVVSQFTLFGDVRRGRRPSFDGAAPPEEAERLYEAVIAALRGRGLEVASGRFRAMMDVRSRVDGPVTILIDTEKTF; encoded by the coding sequence GTGAGCGCAGTGCGAGCCGTCGCGCAGCGCGTGTTCGAAGCCGCCGTCGTCGTCGACGACGAGACGGTAGGGCAGATCGGCCCCGGCCTCCTCGTCTATCTCGGCGCGGGGGAAGGGGACGGCGAGGCCGAGGTGTCCACCATGGCCAACAAGCTCGCCGGGCTCCGCGTCTTCCGCAACGACGAAGGGAAGATGAGCCTCTCCGTCGAGGACATCGGCGGCTCGGTGCTCGTCGTCTCTCAGTTCACCCTGTTCGGGGACGTTCGCCGTGGCCGCCGGCCTTCGTTCGATGGCGCCGCACCCCCCGAGGAGGCGGAGCGCCTGTACGAGGCGGTCATCGCCGCCCTCCGCGGGCGCGGGCTCGAAGTGGCGAGCGGCCGTTTTCGCGCGATGATGGACGTACGAAGCCGCGTCGACGGACCGGTGACGATCCTGATCGACACCGAGAAGACCTTCTGA
- a CDS encoding SDR family oxidoreductase, with translation MNDRSQVTLVTGFPTSFLAVRVVKKILAEEPRAALRLVVQDKFMERALSELERMDAHDAERVTVLEGDAAAMDLGLSGREFVQLASEVDVIHHCAAITYLGVDAKAAHELNVGGTREVLELAQEADHLARLVHWSSALVSGGRRGYVLEEELLAPDGFRNAIEETRFQAEELVRRASSAIPTTILRPAIIVGDSVTGEIDRLEGPYLLVLLMLNAPADLRMPLPGRGDVPLNLVPVDYVVDAGFAIARDRRALGKTFHLVDPEPVTARRVFELIARAAGRPVPRGFLPTNLATALLRTPGVERFAHVPRAFLEQLATEVVYDDRNARDILDELDVPCPPFESYVGVMVDYVQRQQATRRAQTTASEDTGRADADPAVAGE, from the coding sequence ATGAACGACCGCTCGCAGGTCACGCTGGTCACGGGCTTTCCCACGAGCTTCCTGGCCGTGCGCGTCGTGAAGAAGATCCTCGCCGAGGAGCCGCGCGCGGCGCTGCGCCTGGTGGTGCAGGACAAGTTCATGGAGCGCGCGCTGTCCGAGCTCGAGCGGATGGACGCGCACGACGCCGAGCGTGTCACCGTGCTGGAGGGCGACGCGGCCGCGATGGACCTCGGGCTCTCGGGGCGGGAGTTCGTGCAGCTCGCGTCCGAGGTGGACGTGATCCATCACTGCGCGGCCATCACCTACCTCGGCGTCGACGCCAAGGCCGCGCACGAGCTGAACGTCGGCGGGACGCGCGAGGTGCTGGAGCTCGCGCAGGAGGCCGACCATCTCGCGCGCCTCGTGCACTGGTCGAGCGCGCTCGTGTCGGGCGGACGCCGCGGCTACGTGCTGGAGGAGGAGCTGCTCGCGCCGGACGGCTTCCGGAACGCCATCGAGGAGACTCGCTTCCAGGCGGAGGAGCTGGTGCGCCGGGCGTCGAGCGCCATCCCGACGACCATCCTGCGGCCAGCGATCATCGTCGGGGACAGCGTGACGGGGGAGATCGATAGGCTCGAGGGCCCCTATCTCCTCGTGCTCCTGATGCTCAACGCGCCGGCCGATCTGCGCATGCCGCTGCCAGGTCGCGGGGACGTGCCGCTCAACCTGGTGCCTGTCGACTACGTGGTGGACGCGGGCTTCGCGATCGCGCGGGATCGGCGCGCGCTCGGCAAGACGTTCCACCTGGTCGATCCCGAGCCCGTCACGGCGCGGCGCGTGTTCGAGCTCATCGCGCGCGCGGCGGGCCGCCCCGTGCCGAGGGGGTTCCTGCCGACGAACCTCGCCACGGCGCTGCTCCGGACCCCCGGGGTGGAGCGGTTCGCCCACGTGCCCCGCGCGTTCCTCGAGCAGCTCGCGACCGAGGTCGTCTACGACGACCGCAACGCGCGGGACATCCTCGACGAGCTCGACGTGCCCTGCCCCCCGTTCGAGAGCTACGTGGGCGTGATGGTGGACTACGTACAGAGGCAGCAGGCGACCCGGCGTGCCCAGACGACAGCCTCCGAGGACACGGGGCGGGCGGACGCGGACCCCGCGGTCGCGGGAGAGTGA
- the coaE gene encoding dephospho-CoA kinase (Dephospho-CoA kinase (CoaE) performs the final step in coenzyme A biosynthesis.): MAFAVAGLTGGIGSGKSTVAAMFSELGVPVVDADRVARDVVEPGTDGLAAVVEAFGDGMLGEDGRLDRAKLGERVFDDEAARRRLEGILHPRIAAASMARFAQLAEEGHPYAIYEAALLVESGRHRMMGALIVVAVDEATQVARVEARDALSAEAARKRIAAQLPLAEKVDVADYVIRNDGDRDETRAQVREVHASLLERFGGKP; this comes from the coding sequence GTGGCGTTCGCGGTGGCAGGGCTGACCGGGGGGATCGGATCGGGCAAGAGCACGGTCGCGGCCATGTTCTCGGAGCTCGGGGTGCCCGTGGTCGACGCGGACCGCGTGGCGCGAGACGTGGTGGAGCCAGGCACGGACGGGCTGGCGGCCGTCGTCGAGGCGTTCGGCGACGGAATGCTCGGCGAAGACGGGCGACTCGACCGCGCGAAGCTCGGTGAGCGGGTCTTCGACGACGAGGCGGCGCGAAGGCGACTCGAAGGGATCCTCCACCCTCGGATCGCGGCCGCCTCGATGGCGCGCTTCGCGCAGCTCGCAGAGGAAGGCCACCCCTACGCGATCTACGAGGCGGCGCTGCTCGTGGAGAGCGGCCGCCACCGGATGATGGGCGCCCTGATCGTGGTCGCGGTCGACGAGGCGACGCAGGTGGCGCGGGTCGAGGCCCGGGACGCTCTGTCTGCCGAGGCGGCGCGGAAGCGGATCGCGGCGCAGCTGCCGTTGGCCGAGAAGGTCGACGTGGCCGACTACGTGATCCGGAACGACGGCGACCGGGACGAGACGCGCGCCCAGGTGCGCGAGGTACACGCGTCGCTCCTCGAACGCTTCGGAGGCAAACCATGA
- a CDS encoding protein kinase, with protein sequence MSRSDPLRDTMSDAAGGTDPEVEPRARRPKRTWDSFEPTVADQNGGSPSPWSEEMTLDGPTRVEMPRALVDPDAPRMAEDADFGDRYRSDEILGQGGMGTIRLHYDRQIGRRVALKSMNDKDAGSSDRSRFIREARIQGQLEHPSIVPVYDVAIDPDGQPFFTMRRVRGMTLEVILERLAMGAPKVFRAQHSRRRLLGAFSRVCQAVHYAHEHGVLHRDIKPANIILGEFGEVYLLDWGLAGLAKQRDEAVRELKALRLTRETMPGSLLGTPGYMSPEQATGGVQELGPPADVYALGCILFEILTLMPLHDGEGVVSLLDATIRGTTDRRPSRRATHQKIDPELDRIVMRATALSSEDRFQSARELFLEIETYLDGRRDEEQRMQLADERARAAATEAKAALSKGDSFEERRQALRDAVGALSLDPSNELALRTFADVTTTPPDALPPDVDESLADASAARLRWVGGAVSIVYASAFVYLPFIAASVVEHWLPVVVSYGFLLTAAVVGLLTARAARPRPRWIAAAMVLSNIGFAATAPFFGPLLVTPSLLAINTAPYALYLGTRGRRLALAFGLGTISTVIGLGMMGAIPVEYAFQDGVLVVHSGALRFAPIPTLVLLTLLALGQMLGAMLGASRIRADLDRAERALHMQSWLLRGLAIDRKSSSVPPPRQ encoded by the coding sequence ATGAGCCGGAGTGACCCCCTGCGGGACACCATGTCGGACGCGGCCGGGGGGACGGATCCGGAGGTCGAGCCCCGCGCGCGGCGCCCGAAACGAACCTGGGATTCGTTCGAGCCGACGGTCGCCGACCAGAACGGAGGCAGCCCCTCTCCGTGGTCGGAAGAGATGACGCTCGACGGGCCGACGCGGGTCGAGATGCCTCGCGCCCTGGTCGATCCCGACGCCCCCCGGATGGCCGAGGACGCCGACTTCGGCGATCGGTACCGCTCGGACGAGATCCTGGGTCAGGGCGGGATGGGCACCATCCGCCTGCACTACGATCGGCAGATCGGCCGGCGCGTCGCGCTCAAGTCGATGAACGACAAGGACGCGGGCTCGAGCGATCGCTCGCGGTTCATCCGGGAGGCGCGCATCCAGGGTCAGCTGGAGCACCCCTCGATCGTCCCGGTCTACGACGTCGCGATCGACCCCGACGGACAGCCCTTCTTCACGATGCGGCGCGTACGGGGGATGACCCTGGAGGTGATCCTCGAGCGGCTCGCGATGGGCGCCCCGAAGGTGTTCCGCGCGCAGCACTCGCGCCGACGGCTGCTCGGCGCGTTCAGCCGCGTGTGTCAGGCGGTGCACTACGCGCACGAGCACGGCGTGCTCCACCGGGACATCAAGCCCGCCAACATCATCCTCGGAGAGTTCGGCGAGGTCTATCTGCTGGACTGGGGCCTCGCCGGGCTGGCGAAGCAGCGCGACGAAGCGGTCCGGGAGCTCAAGGCGCTGCGGCTGACGCGGGAGACGATGCCCGGATCGCTCCTGGGCACACCCGGCTACATGTCGCCCGAGCAGGCGACGGGCGGGGTGCAGGAGCTGGGCCCACCCGCAGACGTCTACGCGCTCGGCTGCATCCTGTTCGAGATCCTCACGCTCATGCCGCTCCATGATGGCGAGGGCGTGGTGTCTCTCCTCGACGCGACGATCCGCGGCACCACCGATCGGCGCCCCTCCCGGCGCGCGACCCATCAGAAGATCGATCCCGAGCTCGACCGGATCGTGATGCGGGCGACGGCGCTCTCGTCCGAAGACCGCTTCCAGTCCGCGCGCGAGCTCTTCCTCGAGATCGAGACCTACCTGGATGGGCGTCGGGACGAAGAGCAGCGAATGCAGCTCGCCGACGAGCGCGCGCGCGCGGCGGCCACCGAAGCCAAGGCCGCGCTCTCGAAGGGCGACAGCTTCGAGGAGCGACGTCAGGCGCTCCGCGACGCGGTCGGCGCGCTCTCGCTCGACCCGTCGAACGAGCTGGCGCTCCGTACCTTCGCCGACGTGACGACGACGCCGCCCGACGCGCTGCCGCCGGACGTCGACGAGAGCCTGGCCGACGCCTCCGCGGCGAGGCTCCGCTGGGTGGGCGGGGCGGTGTCGATCGTGTACGCGAGCGCCTTCGTCTACCTGCCCTTCATCGCGGCCAGCGTGGTCGAGCATTGGTTGCCGGTGGTGGTGTCCTACGGGTTCCTCCTCACCGCGGCGGTCGTGGGGTTGCTGACCGCGCGCGCGGCGCGACCTCGACCGCGCTGGATCGCGGCCGCGATGGTGCTGAGCAACATCGGGTTCGCGGCGACGGCCCCCTTCTTCGGCCCGCTGCTCGTCACGCCCTCTCTGCTCGCCATCAACACCGCGCCCTACGCGCTCTATCTCGGGACGCGTGGGCGACGGCTCGCGCTGGCCTTCGGCCTCGGGACGATCTCCACCGTCATCGGGCTCGGGATGATGGGCGCCATCCCGGTCGAGTACGCGTTCCAGGACGGCGTGCTCGTCGTGCACTCGGGCGCGCTCCGCTTCGCGCCCATCCCGACGCTCGTCCTGCTGACCCTGCTGGCCCTCGGTCAGATGCTGGGCGCGATGCTCGGCGCCAGTCGGATCCGCGCCGACCTGGATCGAGCCGAGCGCGCGCTCCACATGCAGTCGTGGCTGCTGCGCGGGCTCGCGATCGACCGCAAGTCTTCCTCCGTGCCGCCGCCGCGTCAGTGA
- a CDS encoding arginine N-succinyltransferase, giving the protein MRYEIRAATTADQAQLYRLAEHLDSVNLPHDAAEIAEILETSEASFSGAIADARKRRFVFVLRDLQEGVAVGTSMVIAQLGSRDAPYVFFDVRNEERYSASVDKHFIHEVLTIGYSFHGPTEIGGLVVHPEYRKDPKRLGMLISYVRFLFLATHREQFQPRVLAELMPPLEPDGTSHLWEAVGRHFTGMTYRAADRLSKKNKEFISGLFPRGDIYTSLLPPQAQAVIGEVGPQTRGVEKMLTRIGFRYWRRVDPFDGGPHFIAPTDEIELVQRTSRRRLIAGTPEGESARRCLIARIDERPPWFRAVAARATLHPEHPEQILVERSALDHLDLQDGDIAPVLPLF; this is encoded by the coding sequence ATGCGATACGAGATCCGGGCCGCAACGACCGCAGACCAGGCGCAGCTCTATCGGCTCGCCGAGCACCTCGACTCGGTGAACCTCCCCCACGACGCGGCCGAGATCGCCGAGATCCTCGAGACCTCGGAGGCCTCCTTCTCGGGCGCCATCGCGGACGCGCGGAAGCGCCGCTTCGTCTTCGTCCTCCGCGATCTGCAGGAGGGAGTGGCGGTCGGCACGTCGATGGTCATCGCCCAGCTGGGCTCCCGCGACGCCCCTTACGTCTTCTTCGATGTCCGAAACGAGGAGCGGTACAGCGCGAGCGTGGACAAGCACTTCATCCACGAGGTGCTGACCATCGGCTACTCGTTCCACGGGCCCACGGAGATCGGTGGGCTCGTGGTGCACCCGGAGTACCGCAAGGACCCGAAGCGGCTGGGGATGCTGATCTCCTACGTGCGTTTCCTGTTCCTCGCGACGCATCGAGAGCAATTCCAGCCGCGCGTGCTCGCCGAGCTGATGCCGCCGCTCGAGCCGGACGGTACGTCCCATCTCTGGGAGGCAGTGGGCCGCCACTTCACCGGGATGACGTATCGAGCCGCCGACCGGCTCTCCAAGAAGAACAAAGAGTTCATCAGCGGCCTGTTCCCGCGTGGGGACATCTACACCTCTCTACTACCACCCCAGGCGCAGGCGGTCATCGGCGAGGTCGGCCCCCAGACCCGCGGCGTCGAGAAGATGCTGACCCGCATCGGCTTCCGCTACTGGCGCCGGGTCGACCCCTTCGACGGGGGCCCGCACTTCATCGCACCCACCGACGAGATCGAGCTCGTCCAGCGCACCTCCCGGCGACGTCTCATCGCGGGGACGCCGGAGGGCGAGTCGGCCCGACGCTGTCTGATCGCGCGCATCGACGAGCGCCCCCCGTGGTTCCGAGCCGTCGCTGCGCGCGCGACACTCCACCCCGAGCACCCCGAACAGATCTTGGTGGAGCGATCCGCGCTGGATCACCTCGATCTCCAAGACGGCGATATTGCACCGGTTCTCCCGCTCTTCTGA